The Ciona intestinalis chromosome 11, KH, whole genome shotgun sequence genome has a segment encoding these proteins:
- the LOC100175375 gene encoding cytochrome P450 2B19-like, whose protein sequence is MLVLTEGYPEMFPIFFESFTSNYITSCLTGVCTLVLFVYYYWWKLPHPRYPPGVRGIPVLGALPFLGKFAHKDIMRWSREKYGPIMSVRFGQKDSVVLNDYESIYEAMVKQGPAFRSRPTMKLITSYSNGYGFGFAEGHTKYMELRHFTFKILRGFGIGGRYLEDRISDLAQELVQDFKKLDGKATDVRMIVATTIGNVIASIVLGKKYHPKDKDFQRHLQLILNNFGNEETASYILCMMYFPSLRHIPPFKNAWKTFMDEHFEQLGFCRKEIEEHKNNLNVNDPKDFVDAFLVEMKKHSPEGSWFHEESLILCVIDLFFGGTETSTSTVMWAMVVLINFPQIQEKLHKEIVNATGEALPNLDHRNELPLFQAFIQELYRCMTLAPLGVQHQTTKDADIGGYCIPKDTVVLTNIHAVHHDPKIWKNPSEFNIYRHIDQDGKFIPSRKMIPFGIGCRSCLGEKLARSEVFLLLANIIKGFDILPDPESKELPDYKDGINGFLYVPYDYKLVAKPRTVNI, encoded by the exons atgcttgttttaacagAAGGCTATCCAGAAATGTTTCCCATATTTTTTGAGTCGTTTACCTCTAATTACATCACATCCTGCTTAACCGGGGTTTGTACCCTTGTTTTGTTCGTGTATTACTACTGGTGGAAATTGCCCCACCCACGGTACCCACCTGGGGTGAGGGGAATACCCGTGTTGGGGGCTTTACCCTTTCTCGGTAAATTTGCGCACAAAGACATCATGCGGTGGTCACGTGAGAAGTATGGACCTATAATGTCTGTGAGGTTCGGGCAAAAGGATTCGGTTGTTTTGAACGATTATGAATCTATTTACGAG GCTATGGTCAAACAAGGTCCAGCATTTCGGTCACGTCCAACCATGAAACTGATTACCTCTTACTCGAATGGCTACGGGTTTGGTTTTGCTGAGGGACACACCAAATACATGGAACTCCGACATTTTACATTCAAGATATTACGTGG GTTTGGAATTGGTGGTCGATATTTGGAGGACCGCATCTCAGATCTTGCGCAAGAACTTGttcaagattttaaaaaattagatgGAAAAGCAACTGACGTGAGG ATGATAGTTGCAACCACCATTGGAAATGTTATCGCGAGTATTGTTCTTGGAAAGAAATATCATCCAAAAGATAAAGATTTCCAACGTCATCTCCAGCTAATACTTAACAA ttttgGAAACGAAGAAACTGCAAGCTATATTCTATGTATGATGTATTTTCCATCATTGCGTCATATTCCACCATTCAAGAACGCCTGGAAGACGTTTATGGATGAGCATTTTGAACAACTGG GTTTTTGCCGGAAAGAGATTGAAGAACACAAGAATAACCTTAATGTGAATGATCCCAAAGATTTTGTCGATGCTTTCCTTGTTGAAATGAAGAAACACTCACCTGAAGGTTCATGGTTCCAT gAAGAATCTCTCATTCTTTGTGTGATTGACTTGTTTTTTGGTGGAACCGAAACAAGCACAAGCACAGTAATGTGGGCGATGGTTGTCCTTATCAACTTTCCACAGATACAAGAGAAACTTCATAAAGAGATAGTCAATGCAACAG GTGAAGCACTTCCAAACTTGGACCACAGGAATGAACTTCCACTTTTCCAAGCTTTTATTCAAGAACTTTACCGATGTATGACACTTGCACCACTGGGTGTTCAACACCAAACCACAAAGGATGCGGATATTGGCGGATACTGTATCCCAAAAGATACAGTG GTGTTAACAAACATTCATGCTGTCCACCACGATCCCAAAATCTGGAAGAACCCGAGcgagtttaatatttatcgtCACATCGACCAAGACGGGAAATTCATTCCTTCGAGAAAAATGATCCCGTTTGGAATCGGATGCAGATCCTGTCTTGGTGAGAAGTTGGCAAGGAGTGAAGTCTTCCTACTCCTTGCCAACATCATCAAAGGGTTCGATATCCTTCCTGATCCAGAGAGCAAGGAGCTTCCCGACTATAAAGATGGAATCAACGGATTTTTATATGTTCCCTATGACTATAAACTTGTTGCTAAACCGAGAACCgttaatatataa
- the LOC100179200 gene encoding cytochrome P450 2B19: protein MFSTLLGSLALNYISTCLLGIFTIGVCMYYYWWKFPHQRYPPGVRGIPVLGALPFLSKFAHKDITRWSREKYGPIMSVRAGQTDSIFLNDYESIYEAMIKQGPAFRSRPAMKLITAYSNGYGLGFSESHKKHSDLRQFSLKTLRGFGIGGRQLEDRISDIAQELVQAFEMLDGKATDVKMIVGKTVGNVIASIVLGKKFHGDDKDFQRHINLIFDSFGDEETAKYVLAMMYFPSLRHIPPFKNAWDQTLKGHFEQLDFCRKEIEELKKTLDVNDPRGYVDAFLIEMKKHSPEDSWFHEESLIVCVVDLFFAGTDTSTSTVMWAMVALLNFPEIQEKLHKEIANATGEALPSLDHRDELPLLNAFIQELYRHMTLGPFGVPHETTTDAYIGGYCIPKNTRVITNIWAVHYDPNTWENPSEFNIYRHIDEDGKFVPSKKVIPFGIGCRSCLGEKLARLEVFHFLANIIKRFEILPDPESKELPDYRDGVNGFVYVPYRFKLVAKPRIDNK from the exons ATGTTTTCCACATTGTTGGGGTCGTTGGCCCTTAATTACATCAGTACCTGTTTGCTCGGGATTTTCACCATTGGTGTTTGCATGTACTATTACTGGTGGAAGTTTCCCCACCAACGGTACCCACCTGGGGTAAGGGGAATACCCGTGTTGGGGGCTTTACCCTTCCTTAGTAAATTTGCGCACAAAGACATTACGCGGTGGTCACGTGAGAAGTATGGACCTATAATGTCTGTGCGGGCCGGACAAACTGATTCGATATTTTTAAACGATTATGAATCTATTTATGAG GCTATGATCAAACAAGGTCCAGCATTTCGATCACGTCCAGCCATGAAATTGATCACCGCTTACTCAAACGGCTACGGGCTTGGTTTTTCAGAGTCCCACAAGAAACATTCGGATCTGCGGCAATTTTCATTAAAGACGTTACGTGG GTTTGGCATTGGGGGTCGACAGTTGGAAGACCGCATCTCAGATATTGCACAGGAACTTGTTCAAGCCTTTGAAATGTTAGATGGAAAAGCAACGGACGTAAAG ATGATTGTTGGAAAGACCGTTGGAAATGTTATCGCGAGTATTGTTCTCGGGAAAAAGTTTCATGGAGACGATAAAGACTTCCAGCGTCACATTAACCTCATATTTGACAG CTTTGGGGACGAAGAAACTGCGAAGTACGTTCTAGCTATGATGTATTTTCCATCATTGCGTCATATTCCACCATTTAAAAACGCTTGGGATCAGACTCTAAAGGGCCATTTTGAACAACTTG atttttgtcGGAAAGAGATTGAAGAACTGAAGAAGACCCTTGATGTAAATGATCCCAGAGGTTATGTCGATGCTTTCCTTATTGAGATGAAGAAACACTCTCCTGAAGACTCATGGTTCCAT GAAGAATCTCTCATCGTTTGTGTGGTTGACCTATTTTTTGCTGGGACAGATACGAGCACAAGCACAGTAATGTGGGCGATGGTTGCCCTTCTAAACTTTCCAGAGATACAAGAGAAACTTCATAAAGAAATAGCCAATGCAACAG GTGAAGCACTTCCAAGTTTGGACCACAGGGATGAACTTCCATTACTCAACGCTTTTATTCAAGAACTTTACCGCCACATGACCCTTGGACCCTTTGGTGTTCCGCACGAAACCACAACCGATGCGTACATTGGCGGATACTGTATCCCTAAAAATACAAGG GTGATAACAAACATCTGGGCTGTGCACTACGATCCAAATACCTGGGAGAATCCGAGTGAGTTCAACATTTATCGTCATATTGACGAAGACGGAAAGTTCGTTCCTTCGAAGAAAGTGATCCCGTTTGGAATCGGATGCAGATCGTGTCTTGGTGAGAAGCTGGCAAGGCTTGAAGTCTTCCACTTCCTTGCCAACATCATTAAGAGGTTCGAGATCCTTCCTGATCCAGAGAGCAAGGAGCTTCCCGACTATAGAGATGGTGTCAATGGTTTTGTTTATGTCCCCTATCGCTTTAAACTTGTTGCTAAACCGAGAATCGACAACAAATAA
- the LOC100187093 gene encoding uncharacterized protein LOC100187093: MKFFLLVALFGLTYAQDPRCAAPGYFQARVRSYDHETNYFRDGRFSYDAHEQRVRMVEVLQENATRPQRDELILHREKKRYVVDLHTRKCNVSTVDFHFHPISVDEPARFLGYSIVGTLDEPEMGMMVGSWHHRSEGNDIRGNLTQSFTRDECIPVSEVFYGETVKDHQMLHFHRTYFDVTLGLDSANVFDIPKECIHRK, encoded by the exons atgaagttttttttgttagttgCTCTCTTTGGGTTGACATATGCCCAGGATCCACGATGCG CTGCTCCAGGCTACTTTCAAGCCAGAGTAAGATCG TACGATCACGAAACCAACTACTTCCGTGATGGTAGATTTTCATATGATGCGCATGAGCAAAGAGTGCGCATGGTGGAAGTACTTCAGGAAAATGCGACTCGGCCACAGCGTGACGAACTAATTCTCCACAGAGAA AAAAAACGTTACGTGGTTGATCTTCATACTCGCAAGTGCAACGTGTCCACCGTTGACTTTCATTTCCACCCTATATCGGTTGACGAACCAGCTCGGTTTCTTGGTTATTCGATCGTTGGAACACTGGATGAACCTGAGATGGGGATGATGGTTGGTTCGTGGCATCATAGAAGCGAAGGAAATGACATCAGAG GCAATTTGACTCAATCTTTCACGAGAGATGAATGCATCCCTGTTTCTGAAGTTTTCTACGGCGAAACGGTTAAGGATCATCAGATGTTGCACTTTCATAGAAC ATACTTCGACGTCACATTGGGGCTGGATAGCGCTAATGTATTCGACATACCAAAAGAATGCATCCACAGAAAATGA